A region of Arabidopsis thaliana chromosome 5, partial sequence DNA encodes the following proteins:
- the AATP1 gene encoding AAA-ATPase 1 (AAA-ATPase 1 (AATP1); FUNCTIONS IN: nucleoside-triphosphatase activity, ATPase activity, nucleotide binding, ATP binding; EXPRESSED IN: stem, inflorescence meristem, root, flower, stamen; EXPRESSED DURING: 4 anthesis, petal differentiation and expansion stage; CONTAINS InterPro DOMAIN/s: ATPase, AAA-type, core (InterPro:IPR003959), ATPase, AAA+ type, core (InterPro:IPR003593), ATPase, AAA-type, conserved site (InterPro:IPR003960); BEST Arabidopsis thaliana protein match is: P-loop containing nucleoside triphosphate hydrolases superfamily protein (TAIR:AT3G28580.1); Has 35875 Blast hits to 26437 proteins in 2942 species: Archae - 1242; Bacteria - 8120; Metazoa - 8429; Fungi - 4077; Plants - 2736; Viruses - 205; Other Eukaryotes - 11066 (source: NCBI BLink).), translated as MVKMGEVWTNTGSALASLVFIYTIFERFFPYRLREHFEPLAQSLIGFIYPYIQITFHEYSGERFKRSDVYDAIQSYLSKDSSSRAKKLTANTIKGNKSIILSMDDHEEITDEFQGVKVWWQSKKHQSESRAISFYPKADESRFYMLKFHRRDREVITKKYLNHVISEGKTIEVKNRERKLYSNNPSQNWSGYKQTKWSHVTFEHPATFDTLAMEYKKKEEIKNDLIKFSNSKDYYKKIGKAWKRGYLLFGPPGTGKSTMIAAMANLLEYDVYDLELTTVKDNTELRRLLIETSGKSIIVIEDIDCSLDLTGQRKQKKDEEEDEDETSPIEKQMKKDQGENKGSKVTLSGLLNFIDGLWSACGGERIIVFTTNFIDKLDPALIRKGRMDKHIEMSYCGFEAFKVLANNYLDAKEEDDNELFDEIKRLLEVEEIKMTPADVGENLLKKSEVETKEICLKRLIEALKEEKEEAKRRIEDEEKKKKEEEEIKRKKREEKKIKKEEKEEKEENETTMKD; from the coding sequence atggtgaaaatggGTGAAGTATGGACTAATACGGGCTCTGCTCTCGCAAGTTTAGTGTTTATATACACAATCTTCGAAAGATTCTTCCCTTACCGTCTCAGAGAGCACTTCGAACCATTAGCTCAGAGCCTCATCGGTTTTATCTACCCTTATATTCAGATAACGTTCCATGAATATAGCGGTGAGCGGTTCAAGCGAAGCGATGTCTATGACGCGATCCAGAGCTATCTTAGCAAAGACTCTTCTTCTCGAGCCAAGAAACTAACAGCAAACACAATCAAAGGAAATAAATCTATTATCCTTAGCATGGACGACCACGAAGAGATCACTGATGAGTTTCAAGGGGTCAAAGTTTGGTGGCAATCTAAGAAGCATCAAAGTGAAAGCCGGGCGATCTCCTTTTACCCTAAAGCCGACGAGTCAAGATTCTACATGCTTAAGTTTCATAGACGTGACAGGGAAGTAATCACAAAGAAATATCTTAATCATGTTATTAGTGAAGGCAAGACAATTGAGGTtaagaacagagaaaggaaGCTTTATTCAAATAATCCTAGCCAGAATTGGTCTGGCTATAAGCAAACGAAGTGGAGCCACGTCACTTTCGAGCATCCTGCTACATTTGATACACTTGCTATGGaatataagaagaaggaagagatcaAGAACGATTTGATCAAGTTTAGTAATAGCAAAGATTACTACAAGAAGATCGGGAAAGCGTGGAAACGAGGGTATCTCTTGTTTGGTCCACCAGGAACCGGAAAATCAACAATGATCGCTGCGATGGCGAATCTCTTGGAGTATGATGTTTATGATCTTGAATTGACAACAGTCAAGGATAACACAGAGCTGAGAAGGTTGTTGATTGAGACTTCAGGGAAATCGATAATTGTTATTGAAGATATCGATTGTTCTCTTGACCTAACTGGTCagagaaagcagaagaaggacgaggaggaagacgaagatgagACTAGCCCGATTGAGAAGCAGATGAAGAAAGATCAAGGTGAGAATAAAGGAAGTAAAGTGACATTATCAGGGTTACTGAATTTCATTGATGGGTTATGGTCAGCTTGTGGTGGTGAGAGGATCATTGTGTTCACTACTAATTTCATAGATAAGTTAGATCCGGCTTTGATTCGAAAAGGAAGAATGGATAAGCATATAGAGATGTCCTACTGCGGTTTTGAAGCGTTTAAAGTGTTGGCAAACAATTACTTGGATgctaaggaagaagatgataatgaGTTGTTTGATGAGATCAAGAGGTTACTTGAGGTAGAAGAAATAAAGATGACTCCTGCTGATGTGGGAGAGAATCTgttgaagaaatcagaagTTGAGACTAAGGAGATTTGTTTGAAGCGATTGATTGAAGCGTTgaaggaggagaaagaggaagcGAAGAGGAGGATTGAGgatgaggagaagaagaagaaagaagaggaagagattaagaggaagaagagagaggagaagaagataaagaaggaagagaaggaagagaaggaagaaaatgaaacaacgATGAAAGATTAA
- a CDS encoding Pathogenesis-related thaumatin superfamily protein (Pathogenesis-related thaumatin superfamily protein; FUNCTIONS IN: molecular_function unknown; INVOLVED IN: response to other organism; LOCATED IN: endomembrane system; EXPRESSED IN: 13 plant structures; EXPRESSED DURING: 6 growth stages; CONTAINS InterPro DOMAIN/s: Thaumatin, pathogenesis-related (InterPro:IPR001938); BEST Arabidopsis thaliana protein match is: Pathogenesis-related thaumatin superfamily protein (TAIR:AT4G38660.1); Has 1558 Blast hits to 1540 proteins in 173 species: Archae - 0; Bacteria - 31; Metazoa - 56; Fungi - 80; Plants - 1384; Viruses - 0; Other Eukaryotes - 7 (source: NCBI BLink).), translating into MKFQSTSLLQLFIISSCIVYGKVTSHEVTFYVQNKCSFPIWPAVAPNSGHPVLASGGFYLPCGGIKRIDAPLGWSGRIWARTGCDFTSNSKQACETGDCDGHLECNGLIGKPPATLIQIAVQADKSKPNFYDVSLVDGYNLPVVVNSKPVSSKCTILGCHKDLKTTCPEELQVLNEEGRVVACKSACLAFDNDRFCCRNAYGTPEKCKRNTYSMLFKEACPNYYSYAYETPPPLVTCSAKEYLITFCPSNWGHSST; encoded by the exons ATGAAATTCCAGTCTACCTCCTTGTTACAACTTTTCATAATATCGAGTTGTATAGTATATG GCAAAGTAACAAGCCATGAGGTAACGTTTTACGTGCAAAATAAATGTTCATTTCCGATTTGGCCGGCCGTTGCCCCAAACTCCGGCCATCCGGTGCTAGCCTCTGGTGGATTTTATCTGCCATGCGGAGGTATTAAACGCATTGATGCTCCTTTGGGTTGGAGTGGTCGCATTTGGGCTAGAACAGGCTGTGACTTCACTTCAAACTCGAAACAAGCTTGTGAAACAG GTGATTGTGATGGACATCTGGAGTGTAATGGATTAATCGGAAAACCTCCGGCAACACTTATTCAAATTGCGGTACAAGCCGACAAATCCAAACCTAATTTCTACGATGTAAGCCTCGTGGACGGTTATAATCTTCCCGTCGTAGTGAACTCGAAACCCGTATCATCCAAATGCACCATCTTAGGGTGCCATAAAGATCTCAAAACCACATGTCCTGAAGAACTACAG gttttgaaCGAAGAGGGACGAGTTGTGGCGTGCAAGAGTGCATGTTTAGCGTTTGATAACGACAGATTTTGTTGCCGGAATGCATATGGAACGCCGGAAAAGTGCAAAAGAAACACGTACTCTATGTTGTTTAAAGAAGCTTGTCCCAACTATTACAGTTATGCCTACGAGACACCTCCTCCTTTGGTCACTTGCTCCGCCAAGGAATATCTTATCACGTTTTGTCCATCAAACTGGGGCCATAGTTCCACgtaa
- a CDS encoding Protein kinase superfamily protein (Protein kinase superfamily protein; FUNCTIONS IN: kinase activity; INVOLVED IN: protein amino acid phosphorylation; LOCATED IN: chloroplast; EXPRESSED IN: shoot apex, embryo, root, flower, seed; EXPRESSED DURING: F mature embryo stage, petal differentiation and expansion stage, E expanded cotyledon stage, D bilateral stage; CONTAINS InterPro DOMAIN/s: Protein kinase, catalytic domain (InterPro:IPR000719), Serine/threonine-protein kinase domain (InterPro:IPR002290), Serine/threonine-protein kinase-like domain (InterPro:IPR017442), Protein kinase-like domain (InterPro:IPR011009), Serine/threonine-protein kinase, active site (InterPro:IPR008271); BEST Arabidopsis thaliana protein match is: D6 protein kinase like 2 (TAIR:AT5G47750.1); Has 111692 Blast hits to 81240 proteins in 2732 species: Archae - 30; Bacteria - 14475; Metazoa - 44429; Fungi - 12685; Plants - 18495; Viruses - 325; Other Eukaryotes - 21253 (source: NCBI BLink).): MSKQTPNLESLQDCSSSNYNNANASPVSGSASFKTSSNGSEDVRLNNSISLSFCSSNSVSSEANLEKTQSFDANEANFKRVFAPSKPHKGNDLRWDAIQNVKCSKNEDLGLGHFRLLKKLGCGDIGSVYLAELREMGCFFAMKVMDKGMLIGRKKLVRAQTEREILGLLDHPFLPTLYSHFETEKFSCLLMEFCSGGDLHILRQKQPGKHFSELAARFYASEVLLALEYLHMMGVVYRDLKPENVMVREDGHIMLSDFDLSLQSFVSPTLIQSTSQPSCHIASYCIQPPCIDPSCKLPVACIQPSCFKPRFLNNKPRKAKTEKAGSDSLPMLIAEPTAARSMSFVGTHEYLAPEIIRGDGHGSSVDWWTFGIFLYELLTGKTPFKGNGNRETLFNVVGQPLKFPEGSISFAAKDLIRGLLTKDPKKRLGFKKGATEIKQHPFFNNVNWALIRSTTPPEIPKPIDLSILNETLKSSVQQQGKHSKQSDSSSGPYLDFEFF; the protein is encoded by the exons ATGAGTAAACAAACTCCAAATCTTGAATCTTTACaagattgttcttcttccaattacAACAATGCCAATGCTAGTCCAGTTTCTGGATCCGCAAGCTTCAAAACTAGCAGTAATGGCTCTGAAGACGTTAGGCTTAACAATAGTATCAGCTTAAGTTTCTGTAGCAGTAACAGTGTAAGCAGTGAAGCTAATCTCGAAAAGACTCAATCTTTCGATGCAAACGAGGCTAATTTCAAAAGGGTCTTTGCTCCTTCGAAGCCGCATAAAGGAAACGATCTTAGATGGGACGCGATTCAGAATGTGAAGTGTAGTAAAAACGAGGATCTGGGTTTAGGGCATTTTAGGTTGTTGAAGAAATTGGGATGTGGAGATATTGGGAGTGTGTATTTAGCTGAGCTCAGAGAGATGGGATGTTTCTTTGCTATGAAAGTGATGGATAAAGGAATGTTGATTGGTAGGAAGAAATTGGTTAGAGCTCAGactgagagagagattttgggtTTGTTAGATCATCCTTTCTTGCCTACTCTTTACTCTCATTTCGAGACTGAGAAGTTTTCTTGCCTTTTGATGGAGTTTTGTAGCGGTGGAGATCTTCATATTCTCCGGCAGAAACAGCCCGGAAAACATTTCTCCGAACTAGCCGCCAG GTTTTATGCTTCTGAAGTACTTCTTGCGCTAGAGTATCTTCATATGATGGGTGTAGTGTACAGAGATTTGAAGCCAGAGAATGTAATGGTGAGAGAAGATGGTCACATTATGCTTTCGGATTTCGATCTTTCGTTGCAGAGTTTCGTGAGTCCTACATTGATTCAATCAACTTCACAACCTTCTTGTCATATAGCTTCGTACTGTATTCAACCTCCTTGCATAGATCCATCCTGCAAATTACCTGTAGCCTGTATCCAACCATCATGCTTCAAGCCTCGGTTCCTCAACAACAAACCACGAAAGGCGAAAACCGAAAAAGCTGGTTCAGATTCACTCCCAATGCTAATAGCTGAGCCAACGGCTGCTCGATCTATGTCATTCGTTGGCACGCATGAGTATTTAGCTCCTGAGATCATAAGAGGAGATGGTCATGGAAGTTCTGTGGATTGGTGGACTTTTGGTATATTTCTCTACGAGTTGTTAACCGGGAAAACGCCATTCAAAGGAAACGGAAACCGCGAAACGCTCTTCAATGTTGTTGGACAACCGCTTAAGTTTCCGGAAGGATCTATAAGCTTTGCAGCTAAAGATTTGATTAGAGGTTTGCTAACTAAAGATCCTAAGAAGAGACTAGGGTTCAAGAAAGGTGCTACAGAGATAAAGCAACATCCTTTCTTCAATAATGTCAATTGGGCTCTAATCAGAAGCACAACCCCACCAGAAATACCGAAACCGATCGATCTTTCGATACTAAATGAAACCCTCAAGTCATCAGTTCAACAACAAGGCAAGCATTCAAAACAATCAGATTCATCATCAGGTCCTTATTTAGATTTTGAGTTCTTCTAG
- a CDS encoding 60S acidic ribosomal protein family (60S acidic ribosomal protein family; FUNCTIONS IN: structural constituent of ribosome; INVOLVED IN: translational elongation; LOCATED IN: cytosolic ribosome, ribosome; EXPRESSED IN: 7 plant structures; EXPRESSED DURING: 4 anthesis, F mature embryo stage, petal differentiation and expansion stage, D bilateral stage; CONTAINS InterPro DOMAIN/s: Ribosomal protein 60S (InterPro:IPR001813); BEST Arabidopsis thaliana protein match is: 60S acidic ribosomal protein family (TAIR:AT3G28500.1); Has 1312 Blast hits to 1311 proteins in 335 species: Archae - 56; Bacteria - 1; Metazoa - 381; Fungi - 288; Plants - 339; Viruses - 0; Other Eukaryotes - 247 (source: NCBI BLink).) — protein sequence MKVVAAYLLAKLSGNENPSVADLKKIVESVGAEIDQEKIDLFFSLIKDRDVTELIAVGREKMAALSSGGGAVAVASGGGGGAAPAAEPASVESKKKEEEKEESEDDGGMMSLFD from the coding sequence aTGAAGGTTGTTGCGGCGTACCTCCTTGCTAAACTCAGTGGCAATGAGAATCCATCCGTCGCTGATCTGAAGAAGATCGTCGAATCTGTTGGTGCAGAGATCGACCAAGAGAAGATAGATCTGTTCTTCTCTCTGATCAAAGATCGCGATGTGACTGAGCTTATCGCTGTTGGACGAGAGAAGATGGCGGCTCTATCTTCCGGTGGTGGTGCGGTTGCGGTTGCTTctggtggaggaggtggtgcTGCTCCAGCCGCTGAGCCTGCCTCGGTTGAGtccaagaagaaggaagaggagaaagaggaatCAGAAGATGACGGTGGAATGATGAGTCTCTTCGATTGA
- a CDS encoding F-box/FBD-like domains containing protein (F-box/FBD-like domains containing protein; FUNCTIONS IN: molecular_function unknown; INVOLVED IN: biological_process unknown; LOCATED IN: chloroplast; CONTAINS InterPro DOMAIN/s: F-box domain, cyclin-like (InterPro:IPR001810), F-box domain, Skp2-like (InterPro:IPR022364), FBD-like (InterPro:IPR006566); BEST Arabidopsis thaliana protein match is: F-box/RNI-like superfamily protein (TAIR:AT5G25860.1); Has 1563 Blast hits to 1537 proteins in 25 species: Archae - 0; Bacteria - 0; Metazoa - 0; Fungi - 0; Plants - 1563; Viruses - 0; Other Eukaryotes - 0 (source: NCBI BLink).) — METKRVLSSSGSIDSISPLPDELLSHILSFLPTKRAASTSILSKRWRTLFPLMNHLCASLYLDDTDLLYPERQTEEEYYVIHNSFRNFVDKTLSGCNNNSLKKFSLTYEDDDVQRMCLTTGMMSKALEQGVSDLELYIYMPLMYEPPRLLPDTVFINNTLVKLTLGTELCLGRSPWENLEELYIHHIYIEDRDEEFNIHTAPHYIAHNIKKLTVCYNNDVQAPRILSIYTPNLVYLDYSDYLTCLYNSENHFNDLLEARLDLAFARAGRWGDEHDTCLKIMNSITNVQILHLSCFTVENLATLHFEGSEKEYWQLLCNMIEKSPKLETLVLEGLYGISDCEVGIDGGNMVKVVEIQEYKGRLEELNQVKCFLREMENLEEVKVNTSDEIENKLQLTNDLLALLPKRSSKCNIHVL; from the exons ATGGAGACGAAAAGAGTATTGTCATCATCTGGTTCCATAGATTCAATCAGCCCTCTTCCAGATGAGTTACTTTCTCATATCTTGTCTTTTCTTCCTACTAAACGAGCTGCTTCTACCTCAATCCTCTCCAAAAGATGGAGGACTCTCTTTCCACTCATGAATCATCTCTGCGCATCTCTCTATTTAGACGACACAGATTTACTCTATCCCGAGAGACAGACGGAAGAAGAATATTATGTAATTCACAATAGCTTCAGAAATTTCGTTGATAAAACACTTTCAGGTTGCAACAACAATTCCTTGAAGAAATTCTCACTAAcatatgaagatgatgatgttcaaCGCATGTGTCTTACCACCGGAATGATGTCAAAGGCTTTGGAACAAGGCGTTTCGGATCTTGAACTTTACATATACATGCCTTTGATGTACGAGCCACCACGTCTTCTTCCTGACACCGTATTCATTAACAACACATTGGTCAAGCTCACTTTAGGAACAGAGCTTTGTCTTGGTAGGTCTCCTTGGGAGAAC CTTGAAGAATTATACATACATCACATTTACATTGAAGATAGAGATGAAGAATTCAACATTCATACAGCACCTCATTATATAGCCCACAACATAAAGAAACTCACAGTTTGCTACAATAACGATGTTCAGGCTCCTCGCATTTTGTCAATCTACACACCAAATCTTGTTTACCTAGACTACTCTGATTATCTAACTTGTTTATATAATTCGGAGAATCACTTCAATGATCTTTTAGAAGCCCGCCTTGATCTTGCTTTCGCAAGGGCTGGGAGATGGGGTGATGAACACGACACCTGTTTAAAAATCATGAATTCTATCACCAATGTTCAAATCCTTCACCTCTCTTGTTTTACTGTTGAG AACTTGGCCACTCTACATTTTGAGGGTAGTGAGAAAGAATATTGGCAATTGCTTTGCAATATGATTGAAAAATCTCCAAAGCTAGAAACTCTAGTCCTCGAGGGTTTGTACGGTATAAGCGACTGTGAGGTTGGAATTGATGGTGGGAATATGGTGAAGGTGGTTGAGATACAAGAGTATAAAGGAAGACTTGAGGAACTGAACCAAGTCAAATGCTTCTTGAGAGAAATGGAGAATCTTGAAGAGGTGAAAGTGAACACTAGTGATGAGATCGAGAACAAGTTGCAACTCACAAATGatcttcttgctcttcttccTAAACGCTCATCCAAATGCAACATCCATGTCTTGTGA
- a CDS encoding Disease resistance protein (NBS-LRR class) family, with protein MSSLLCLDSKEVRMVGIWGPSGIGKTTIARALFARLSRHFHCSVYIDRAFVSKSMASYSRANPDDYNMKLHLQETFLSTILGKQNIKIDHLGALGERLKHQKVLLFIDDLDQQVVLNALAGQIQWFGSGSRIIVVTNDKHLLISHGIENIYQVCLPSKELALEMLCRYAFRQNTPPDGFKKLAVEVVRHAGILPLGLNVLGSYLRGRNKRYWMDMLPRLRKGLDGKIQKALRVGYDGLDNKKDEAIFRHIACLFNFEKVNDIRLLLADSDLNFNIGLENLVDKSLVNVRSNIVEMHCLLQEMGREIVRAQSNEAGEREFLMDTEDICDVLDDNIGTKKMLGISLDVDEIDHELNVHEKAFQGMRNLRFLNIYTKALMSGQKIRLHLPENFDYLPPKLKLLCWDKYPMRCLPSSFRPENLVKLKMQESELEKLWEGVGSLTCLKDMDLEKSKNLKEIPDLSMATNLKTLNLKYCSSLVKISSSIQNLNKLTKLNMEGCTNLETLPAGINLKSLHRLDLRGCSRLRMFPDISNNISVLFLDKTSIEEFPSNLHLKKLFDLSMQQMNSEKLWEGVQPLTCLMKMLSPPLAKNFNTLYLSDIPSLVELPCGIQNLKKLMELSIRRCKNLESLPTGANFKYLDYLDLSGCSKLRSFPDISSTISCLCLNRTGIEEVPSWIENFVRLTYLTMLECNKLKYVSLNIFKLKHLDKADFSDCGTLTEVSWCNKTISVAAATADNIQPKLLVSEASSSLCVQKSVVRFINCFKLDQEALLQQEPVFKSLILGGEEVPAYFNHRATGNSLVIPLVPTSISLDFLGFRACALVDVKAMSMPGRVDIQ; from the exons ATGAGTTCTTTGTTGTGCTTGGATTCCAAGGAAGTGAGGATGGTTGGGATATGGGGTCCTTCTGGAATTGGCAAGACTACTATTGCAAGAGCGTTATTTGCTCGACTCTCTCGTCACTTCCATTGTAGTGTGTATATTGACAGAGCCTTTGTATCTAAGAGTATGGCAAGTTATAGTAGAGCCAACCCGGACGACTACAACATGAAGTTGCATTTGCAAGAAACGTTTCTGTCTACAATTTTAGGGAAACAGAATATAAAGATAGATCATTTAGGTGCCTTGGGAGAGAGGCTAAAACACCAGAaagttcttttatttattgatgatTTAGATCAACAAGTGGTGCTTAACGCCTTGGCGGGTCAAATTCAATGGTTTGGAAGTGGGAGTAGAATCATTGTGGTTACAAATGATAAGCATCTTCTAATATCCCATGGGATTGAAAACATATACCAGGTTTGTCTCCCATCTAAAGAACTCGCCCTTGAGATGTTATGTCGATATGCTTTTAGGCAAAACACTCCACCTGATGGCTTCAAGAAGCTGGCAGTTGAAGTTGTGAGGCATGCAGGTATTCTTCCTTTGGGTCTTAACGTTCTAGGTTCGTATTTGCGGGGGAGGAACAAAAGGTATTGGATGGATATGCTACCGAGGCTTCGAAAAGGTCTAGATGGGAAAATACAGAAGGCTCTAAGAGTTGGCTATGATGGGTTGGataacaaaaaagatgaagCTATATTTCGTCATATCGCAtgtcttttcaattttgagaAAGTCAATGACATTAGGCTGCTGCTAGCGGATAGTGActtgaattttaatattggTCTTGAAAACTTAGTGGATAAGTCCCTCGTTAATGTAAGATCAAATATTGTGGAGATGCATTGTTTGCTACAAGAAATGGGTAGGGAAATCGTCCGAGCACAGTCCAATGAGGCTGGAGAACGTGAATTCCTTATGGATACAGAGGATATATGCGATGTACTTGATGATAATATT GGTACAAAAAAGATGTTAGGTATATCACTAGATGTAGATGAGATTGATCATGAGCTGAATGTACATGAGAAAGCATTTCAAGGGATGCGTAATCTTCGTTTTCTAAACATTTACACTAAGGCATTGATGTCAGGGCAAAAAATCAGATTGCACTTACCCGAAAACTTTGACTATTTGCCGCCTAAGCTTAAACTATTATGTTGGGACAAATACCCAATGAGATGTCTACCTTCTAGCTTTCGTCCTGAAAACCTCGTTAAGCTCAAAATGCAAGAGAGCGAGCTTGAGAAGTTGTGGGAAGGAGTTGGG TCGCTTACATGCTTGAAAGACATGGATTTGGAGAAATCTAAAAACCTAAAAGAAATACCAGATCTTTCTATGGCGACCAATCTCAAGACACTTAATCTTAAGTACTGCTCGAGTCTGGTGAAGATTTCTTCCTCTATTCAGAATCTCAATAAACTGACAAAGTTAAACATGGAAGGATGTACAAATTTGGAGACTCTTCCAGCTGGTATCAACCTTAAATCTCTTCACCGCCTAGATCTCAGAGGATGCTCACGTTTGAGGATGTTTCCTGATATCTCAAACAATATCTCAGTGCTTTTTCTAGACAAGACATCTATTGAAGAGTTCCCCTCTAACTTGCATCTTAAGAAACTCTTTGATCTTAGCATGCAACAAATGAACAGTGAGAAACTATGGGAAGGAGTGCAG CCGCTTACTTGCCTCATGAAGATGTTGTCTCCTCCTTTGGCAAAAAATTTCAACACACTGTATCTCTCAGATATCCCAAGTTTGGTGGAGCTTCCTTGCGGtattcaaaatctcaaaaaactTATGGAGTTGAGCATTAGACGATGCAAGAATCTGGAGTCTCTTCCCACTGGTGCTAACTTCAAATATCTGGATTACCTTGATCTCAGTGGATGTTCAAAGTTGAGGAGTTTTCCTGATATCTCAAGCACCATCTCATGTCTTTGTCTAAACAGAACAGGGATCGAGGAAGTTCCTTCGTGGATTGAGAACTTTGTTAGGCTCACATACCTAACTATGTTGGAGTGCAACAAGTTGAAATATGTATccctaaatatatttaagctAAAACATCTTGACAAGGCTGACTTTTCAGACTGTGGGACATTGACTGAAGTTAGCTGGtgcaacaaaacaatttcCGTGGCGGCGGCGACAGCAGATAATATCCAGCCAAAGTTACTAGTGTCTGAGGCCTCCTCTTCCCTATGTGTCCAGAAATCTGTGGTTAGATTCATAAACTGCTTTAAATTGGATCAGGAAGCTCTCCTTCAACAAGAACCGGTTTTCAAGAGCTTGATCTTGGGAGGTGAAGAAGTGCCTGCATATTTTAATCACCGAGCTACTGGAAACTCCTTGGTCATCCCTCTAGTTCCGACCTCTATCTCTCTGGATTTTTTAGGATTCAGGGCTTGCGCCTTGGTTGATGTTAAAGCTATGTCCATGCCTGGTAGAGTAGATATCCAG TAA